The nucleotide window ACGGCACGAACGATGCGCCGGCCCTGAAGGCGGCAGACGTCGGCTTTTCCATGGGCATTTCCGGCACTGAAGTCGCCAAGGAAGCATCTGCCATTGTTCTGATGGACGACAACTTTGCTTCGATTGTGACTGCGCTTAAATGGGGCCGCGCAGTGAATGATGCCGTTCAGAAATTCCTGCAGGTGAGTTCAAGCTGTCACTAGTAGTAACTCCAGACATTCTGGCATTTCATTCAAGTCCTTGGTTGAACCATGTTGCTGATCTGCTTGTGAACACAGTTCCAAATCACCGTCAACATCACTGCTGTCCTTCTGGCCTTCATCACAGCCATGTACGACCCCCACATGGAGCCCGTGCTGAAAGCCGTCCAGTTGCTCTGGGTCAACCTCATCATGGACACGTTTGCGGCGCTTGCGCTGGCAACGGATCCCCCAACCGAGAAGATCCTCGACCGGCCTCCTCAACGGAAAGATGCCCCGTTGATCACCGTGAACGTAAGTTGCATCCCCATTCTTCTGCCGTAGTACGACAGCCCGACTGACGCCTTGCTTCCTAGATGTGGAAGATGATCATTGGTCAGGCGATTTTCCAgctcatcatcaccatcacacTCTACTTCGCAGGTCCCGAAATCCTCGGTTACAACAGGAACAGCGAGGACCAGATGCTCCAGCTCGACACCCTCATCTTCAACACGTTCGTGTGGATGCAGATCTTCAACGAGTTCAACAACAGACGGCTGGACAACAAGTTCAACGTCCTCGAGGGTGTCCACCGCAACAAgttcttcatcttcatcaacATTTTGATGGTGGGTCTGCAggtcggcatcgtcttcatcggcggTCGCGTCTTTGAGATCAAGGAGGGCGGTCTCGACGGCACGCAGTGGGCCATttccatcgtcgtcgccttcatGTCCCTCCCGTGGGGCGTTCTGGTCCGCATCTTTCCGGATATCTGGTTCGAAAAGACGGCGCGCTTCGTGGGCAAGCCGTTCGTTGTGGTGTACAGGTTTCTCGGGAGGGTCTTTGGTCGAATTGGTGGGCTTTTCAAGAGAAAGCCGCACAAGGTCACATCAGACGAAGAAGTGCCCGCCACAATCATCGTTGCCCCGCCTGATGGGAAGGGACTGCAGGGGTGATATGGAACAAACATGCAGAGATAGAGAGTTGTCGTGGCGGGGGAGATTTCAAATGTATTGTTAGAAGAAAAGTAGCTTCGGATGCTGCGTTCTTGGTGAAAGCTTCGATCTGAGGTTTTTGGTCACTTCTTTTGGCTCGAGTTGACCATAGATTCCGTGGCTTGTATGACTATTTCACCCAACCCAGTCTGGAGGAGGCCATCCTAATCACCTGTGAGCAGCTCGAACCCAGTCGCTGGCATAGCCTTCTCCCGGAGCCATTGGTGAGAAGAATTTGTGTTCAGATGCTGGTTCCCGTCATATCAAAGAATTTCACAACCAAGATCTAGCTGAAAAAAGCTATCGAAGAGACCATGGCCGTGCTTTGATGTCAGACACTGTAAGGTTGAGATACAGACCGAAAATGACCACTTGAAAGGCCAGGCAAACCCATCATGGGGTATGATCAGCATCGAGATGTTGAGACCGTCGAGATTCTCAGGTCGATGTTCATGTACCATGCGTTCCACTGGTGACAGCGTAGATCATGGTCCCAAACTCGTCAAGGTCCTCCAGCCACGCATCGACTCGACTACGCCTCTTGTCGACCTCGCCTTCGCTCAAATCTTTAGGCATAGGCCACAGCTCGTCGATGCGCAGACCTCCCTCTGGCCACTCTGCCAAGTGGGCGTCGTACACGACCTGCCAGTCGAGCCGGCTGCGCGATTCCCACAGAGACTTACTCGCCGGCGCAGGTAACCCCCGCAACTCGGTGGCGAGATGCGTCGGAAGCCCATCGTGGGTAAGCAGAGCGCTGTCGAGGAGACACATGGTGAAGAGCGTCCTTCGCTTGGCCTCGGCTGCTATCCACGACTCCCACGCGGGGCGCGCACCGTCTTGCTCGGCCACGCAGGCGATCCCTTTCCTGGCGGCTGCGCAGGCGAGTTCCTGCGTGTTCATCATGATTTGCGGAAGTAGAGAGCTGGCTTCTCGTTCCAGTCGGAAGAAGGTGACCAGGGAGTAAACAAGATGTGCCTGGAACGTTGCGAGAAGAGCCATGTCATCCTCCGTTTCACGTCGAGCAAAGAGCGTTGTCATCTCTCTCTGCAGCCTTTCGGCCGAAACCTTGCTGTCACGATAGTCTAGATCGTCGCATACGCGTATGGAAGAGAGACAGGTCGAGAGCGGAGTGCTCGAGTCCAGATGCAGTTGAGACCAATGGACAAAAGGCGGAACTCTGCGGCCCCGGATCGAAGAGTTGGCATAAGATTTTAACATCCTGTGGATGAAGGCCGACACACGAGGGGTGTAGTCCTTGGTCACTTGCCCGGGCACCGGGACAAAGTTGTGCAGCCATCGGTTGGCAATGTCATCAGCATTGATGGGGCACACGAGCTCGAGATGGGAAAAGTCCAGCCCATCGGTTGGACGAGATGCGGATCTCGCAGGGATGCTGCTGCCGGTGGTTGATGCTCCATGTTGTTGTCGTGAAGGAAGAAGACCTATCTCCGCCGTTTCCGGTCGCTCGGGAGTAGGGACTCGGAAGGACAGAACGGTCTCTGTTAAGCCTGGTCTACTACCCGAGGCAACTTGTTGACCTTCTCGAGGATGAGTATTAGCGCCCTCGGATCCGACGGCAAGATTGCGAGAAACCCCGAGTCCCGCTCTCGCTCTGTCACACAACAAGCCGGTGGCATCCGGTCCAGACGGAGCAGATGCCTGACTCTGGAGATAAACGCAGGCGACGCCCCGCTCCCGGCACCGGGAACATGTCCCTGCTTTCCGGTCGCATTTGATCTTGGAGCTCGCGCACCGCTGGCAAGCCTTCTGTCGGGAGGTAGAGTACCGTGTGGGCCGCATGACtggaggccgacggcggcattACGAATCGAGGTCGGTCGCTGGGACTGCTGCACTATGAAGTTGGAAGTTGTGTCTAGAACGCGACTCTGCGTCAGGGGGGGCATGAGTTTTCCCCGCAAGATCAAGCACAACTGGAGGCGGGGAAGTTGGGGTTTTACGTAATTTAGAGACAATAGTCTTACGAAGGAAAAACCACCGGAGCTGATCAGTATTGTGGAAACAGCCGGATGATGTTGTCTATGGTAGTTGTAGTTGCAGCACCCTATGGCAACCTGGGAGACGGAATAGGCATTGTGGTCAGGGTTACTCATAGGTTCTCGTCTCTAACACGAAGGACAATGGACCATTATACCTTGCGCGAGGGTTTTTGTTTGTTGTTTTTGCTTTTCCGGGGCCTTCCTCTAGAATTAAGGTATAAGAAACGTCACGTTGGCAGAAATCATAAAGACATATTTGACAAACATATTCGTTTTTGTCATTGAAACGGTAATACAGTTACAGGTAGGTATCTTGCAATCATTAAATCACCACTCTTCTACCACATCTTCTCCCACGTCCTGCGGAGGAAGGACATCTGGGCGAGCCTCTGcctctcgacctcctcgatgccgccctcctcccagTGGCGGCACTCGgcatcgacctcggcctttCCGCTGATGAGGTCGGCCTCCTTGGGCTGGACGAACCTGGTCCGCTTCAGGACCTTCCAGACGACGAACATGAAGATGCCGAAGATGAGGCCAAAGTAGGAGGTGATGAAGCCGCGCACGCTGAAGGGGTAGAAGTTGTCGAagccgacgaagatgagggccaggatgccgaggagcagcgccAGGCCGGGGAAGTAGGGGGTCCAGGGGGCGAGGTAGGGGAGGGTCTCCGGGGGGAAGTTCTGGGCGACGCGGGCGCGGTAGAAGCCCATGTAGGTGATGAGCATGAAGACGTAGGTCATGATGAGGGCGGTGGTGGTCAGGTCGACGAACCAgaagaagacgtcgacggcggcgttggaggaGACGAGGAAGGTGATGCACGAGatggcggtgacgacgaggacacAGTAGATGGGGACACCGGCAGCCGTGCACTTGAGGAAGAACCGGGGCGCCTGGCCGTCGCGGGCGAGGCCGTAGAGGGTGCGCGAGGTGGAATAGAGGTAGGCGTTACCGCAAGACCTTGGGAACTGTTAGCATCgttgtttcttttcctttcaTGAAACCACGAGGTTTTATATGTGCATGTATAACTTACCATCCGGACAACAGGATAAAGGCGTTGATGATGTCGGGAAGGGCCTTGATGTGCAGGTTCTTGATGCCCACAACCCAGGgggaggcgccggcgccgggctcgccgttctcgatggcgccgaggagacCCGGGTCGCGGGAGCTGCAGATGATGCCGACGCacaggacgccgacgacgtagaagccgacgaggcgGTAGAAGATGAGCTTGGCGACGCGCGGGATGGTGCGGCGCGGGTTCTGGatctcgccggcggcgagggcgatcATGTCCgggccggcgatggtgaagGCGGCGTAGATGACGACCTTCCAGAAGCCGAGGAAGCGGCCGGTCGAGCCGTCGGTGAAGTAGGCGTGG belongs to Colletotrichum higginsianum IMI 349063 chromosome 5, whole genome shotgun sequence and includes:
- a CDS encoding Amino acid permease, with the translated sequence MATGMEEKTVGLSRADSTNSNKLGQVVSGTAAAVAQEYGETQRGLSPRHVQLMAIGGSIGTGLWVGIGGVLSKAGPLSLVLGYTFWGLLFIWPLNLSVAEMCAYLPIRGTIFELASRFVDPALGFALGWTYFFAGLMLVCTEYSAVATVIQYWNADINPAAWIAVAMVSCVAVNLIAVKYYGESEFIMASTKVILLIGLCLVTLVTMSGGNPLNDAYGFRNWGDGNHIHAYFTDGSTGRFLGFWKVVIYAAFTIAGPDMIALAAGEIQNPRRTIPRVAKLIFYRLVGFYVVGVLCVGIICSSRDPGLLGAIENGEPGAGASPWVVGIKNLHIKALPDIINAFILLSGWSCGNAYLYSTSRTLYGLARDGQAPRFFLKCTAAGVPIYCVLVVTAISCITFLVSSNAAVDVFFWFVDLTTTALIMTYVFMLITYMGFYRARVAQNFPPETLPYLAPWTPYFPGLALLLGILALIFVGFDNFYPFSVRGFITSYFGLIFGIFMFVVWKVLKRTRFVQPKEADLISGKAEVDAECRHWEEGGIEEVERQRLAQMSFLRRTWEKMW
- a CDS encoding Lysine-specific permease, coding for MALLATFQAHLVYSLVTFFRLEREASSLLPQIMMNTQELACAAARKGIACVAEQDGARPAWESWIAAEAKRRTLFTMCLLDSALLTHDGLPTHLATELRGLPAPASKSLWESRSRLDWQVVYDAHLAEWPEGGLRIDELWPMPKDLSEGEVDKRRSRVDAWLEDLDEFGTMIYAVTSGTHGT